The stretch of DNA GCCTCCTTCTCTTCCGACGCTTCGGCCGGGAACGGGAAACCGAACAGACGGAGCAGTTCGCGCGCCTCTTCGTCGGTCTTCGCCGTGGTGGTTACGATGATGTCCATACCCCGGACCTTCTCGATCTTGTCGTACGAGATTTCGGGGAAGACGATCTGTTCCTTCAGGCCCATGGCATAGTTGCCACGGCCGTCGAACGACTTGGGGTTCAGGCCACGGAAGTCGCGGATGCGAGGCATAGCGACGGTGACCAGGCGGTCGAGGAATTCGTACATACGTTCGCGGCGCAGGGTGACCTTGCAACCGATCGGCATGCCCTCACGCAGCTTGAACTGCGCGATCGACTTCTTGGCCTTGGTGATCACGGGCTTCTGGCCGGCGATCAGCGCCATTTCCTCGGCAGCCGTCTGGACCTTCTTCTTGTCCTGGCTCGCTTCGCCCACACCCATGTTGAGCGTGATCTTTTCGAGCTTCGGCACTTCCAGCGCGTTCTTGTAACCGAACTTTTCGGTCATCGCCTTGACGATCTCGTCGTCGTAGCGCTTGCGCATGCGGGGGCTGTAATCAGCCATCGATGGTCTCCCCGGACTTGACGGCAACGCGCACCTTCTTCCCGTCCTTCGTTTCGAAACGGACGCGGGTGGGCTTGCCCGACTTGGGATCGGCCAGCGCAACCTTGCTGATGGCCATCGGCGCTTCGAAGCGGTCGATGCCACCCTGCGGGTTGAGCTGGGTCGGCTTGCGGTGACGGGCGGCGATATTCACGCCTTCGACGACGATCTTGCCGTCCTTCGGCATGACCTTCGCGACGGTGCCGGTCTTGCCCTTGTCCTTGCCGGACAGGACGACGACGCTGTCACCCTTCTTGATCTTGGCGGCGGCCATTACAGCACCTCCGGAGCGAGCGAGATGATCTTCATGAAGCCGCGACCGCGCAGTTCACGCACGACGGGGCCGAAGATACGGGTACCGATTGGCTCTTCGTTCTTGTTGACGAGAACCGCGGCGTTGCTGTCGAAACGGATCACGCTGCCGTCGGGACGGCGCACGTCCTTCTTGGTACGCACGATCACGGCGCGATGGACGTCGCCCTTCTTCACCTTGGTGCGCGGCTGGGCTTCCTTAACGGAAACCACGATCACGTCGCCCACGGAAGCAGTCCGGCGCTTCGAGCCGCCCAGTACCTTGATGCACTGGACACGCTTGGCGCCGCTGTTGTCCGCGACGTCGAGATTGGATTGCATCTGGATCATCGATCCGGTTCCTTCTCAATGGCTTGCCGGAACCAGTCCGGCAGTTCCTAACGTCTAACTGCTCAGTTACCTGCGGCTGCAACGTCGAGGTCAGCCTCGACAGCCTGCGTGCCGCCAGCGGTAACGCGATCGATCACCTGCCAGGTCTTGGTCTTGGAGATCGGCTTGGTTTCTTCGATCCGCACGACGTCGCCGAGGGTGAACTCGTTGTTCTCGTCGTGGGCGTGATACTTCTTCGAGCGGCGAATGATCTTCCCATAAAGGGGGTGCTTCACCTTGCGCTCGACGAGCACAGTCACGGTCTTGTCGGTCTTGTCGGAGGTGACGGTCCCGATCAGGATACGCTTGGGCATGGTCTACTCCTTAAGCCTTGGCTGCGGCGCTGGCGCGCTCGGTCTGCAGCGTCTTGATCTTGGCGATCGAGCGGCGGACTTCGCGGATGCGGGCCGGAGCCTCAAGCTGGTTGGTCGCCGCCTGGAAGCGGAGGTTGAACTGTTCGCGCTTGAGCGAGGTCAGCTCTTCGTCCAGCTGGTCGTCGGTTTTCTGGCGCAGGTCTTCAATCTTGGCCATCATTCGCCTCCCAGGTGCGAGGTGTCGCCGAGGCGGGCAACGACCTTGGTCTTGATCGGCAGCTTCATCGCTGCGCGTTCGAACGCCTCAGCGGCCAGCGGGCCGGCAACGCCGTCGAGTTCGAACAGGATACGGCCCGGCTTCACGCGAGCGGCCCAGTATTCGATCGAACCCTTGCCCTTACCCTGACGGACTTCGGCAGGCTTCTTCGACACCGGAACATCGGGGAAGACGCGGATCCACAGGCGACCCTGACGCTTGATGTGACGGGTGATCGCACGACGCGCAGCTTCGATCTGGCGCGCGGTAACCCGTTCGGGCTCCAGCGCCTTCAGGCCATAGGACCCGAAGTTCAGCGTGGTCCCACCCTTGGCGTTGCCATGGATCTTGCCCTTGAACGCCTTGCGGTACTTGGTTTTCTTCGGTTGCAGCATGGTTCTTTCCTAATCCTGCAATCAGCGAGCCGGACGGACGCCGGAAGTCTGGGCTTCCATCATCAGGCGGTCCTGTGCGGTCGGATCGTGGGCGAGGATCTCGCCCTTGAAGATCCAGCACTTGATGCCGATGATGCCATAGGCAGTCAGCGCTTCGGCGGTGGCGTAATCAACGTTACCGCGCAGCGTGTGCAGCGGCACGCGACCTTCGCGGTACCATTCCACACGGGCGATTTCCGCGCCGCCGAGACGGCCGCCACAGGTGATCTTGATGCCTTCCGCACCAAGGCGGAGAGCCGACTGCACCGCACGCTTCATGGCGCGACGGAAGGCGACACGGCGGACCAGCTGGTCGGCGATGCCCTGGGCGACGAGCTTGGCGTCGATTTCCGGCTTGCGGATTTCGACAATGTTCAGCTTCACTTCGCTGTCGGTCATCTTCGCCAGCTGCGACCGCAGCTTCTCGATGTCCGCACCCTTCTTGCCGATGATCACACCGGGGCGGGCAGCATAGATCGACACGCGGCACAGCTTGGCCGGGCGTTCGATCACCACCTTCGAAATCGCGGCCTGCGGCAGCGTGTCGACGATGAACTTGCGGATCTCGATGTCTTCCTTGAGCAGCTTGGCATAGTCGCGCCCTTCGGCGTACCAGCGGCTGTCCCAGGTGCGGTTGATCTGCAGGCGCAGACCGATCGGATTGCTCTTGTGGCCCATCTTACGCCTCTTCCTGCTCGCGAACCACGATGCGCAGCCGGCTGAACGGCTTGAGGATGCGCGTGGACTTGCCACGGCCGCGCGTGTGGAAACGCTTCATGGTGATCGACTTGCCGACCGAAGCTTCCGCCACGACAAGCGCATCGACGTCGAGGTTGTGGTTGTTCTCCGCATTGGCGATCGCCGAAGCGAGCACCTTGCTGGCGTCACGCGCCATCGCCTTCTTCGAGAAGGCGAGGATGTTCATGGCCTCTTCGGCCTTCTTGCCACGGATCAGGCCGGCAACGAGGTTGAGCTTCTGCGCCGAGCCACGGATCGTGGTCCCGACGGCGAGCGCCTCATTGTCCGCAACGCGGCGGGGGGCTTTCTGCTTGCTCATCAGCGCTTACCCTTCTTGTCGGCAGCGTGACCCGGGAAAGTGCGCGTAGGAGCGAACTCGCCGAGCTTGTGGCCAACCATCTCTTCCGAGACGGATACGGGGATGAACTTGTGGCCGTTGTAGACGTTGAACGTCAGACCAACGAACTGCGGCAGGATCGTCGAACGACGCGACCAGGTCTTGATCGGTGCACGACCACCCTTCTCCTGTGCGTCCTCCGCCTTCTTGAGAAGGCTGAGCTCGACGAACGGACCTTTCCAGACGGAACGAGCCATGTCGGATTACCTCTTCTTCTTGGCGTGGCGCGAACGGATGATCATCTTGTCCGTCTGCTTGTTGTTGCGAGTGCGGGCACCCTTGGTCGGCTTGCCCCACGGGGTAACCGGATGGCGGCCACCGCTGGTGCGGCCTTCACCACCACCATGCGGGTGGTCGACCGGGTTCTTGGCAACACCGCGGGTAAGCGGCTTGATGCCCATCCAGCGACGACGACCGGCCTTGCCCAGGTTCTGGTTCTGGTTGTCGGGGTTCGACACCGCCCCAACCGTACCCATGCAATCGGCCCGCAGGTAACGCTGCTCGCCGCTGTTGAGGCGAACG from Erythrobacter mangrovi encodes:
- the rplV gene encoding 50S ribosomal protein L22 is translated as MSKQKAPRRVADNEALAVGTTIRGSAQKLNLVAGLIRGKKAEEAMNILAFSKKAMARDASKVLASAIANAENNHNLDVDALVVAEASVGKSITMKRFHTRGRGKSTRILKPFSRLRIVVREQEEA
- the rpsS gene encoding 30S ribosomal protein S19, giving the protein MARSVWKGPFVELSLLKKAEDAQEKGGRAPIKTWSRRSTILPQFVGLTFNVYNGHKFIPVSVSEEMVGHKLGEFAPTRTFPGHAADKKGKR
- the rpsQ gene encoding 30S ribosomal protein S17, whose amino-acid sequence is MPKRILIGTVTSDKTDKTVTVLVERKVKHPLYGKIIRRSKKYHAHDENNEFTLGDVVRIEETKPISKTKTWQVIDRVTAGGTQAVEADLDVAAAGN
- the rplN gene encoding 50S ribosomal protein L14, whose amino-acid sequence is MIQMQSNLDVADNSGAKRVQCIKVLGGSKRRTASVGDVIVVSVKEAQPRTKVKKGDVHRAVIVRTKKDVRRPDGSVIRFDSNAAVLVNKNEEPIGTRIFGPVVRELRGRGFMKIISLAPEVL
- the rplP gene encoding 50S ribosomal protein L16, with product MLQPKKTKYRKAFKGKIHGNAKGGTTLNFGSYGLKALEPERVTARQIEAARRAITRHIKRQGRLWIRVFPDVPVSKKPAEVRQGKGKGSIEYWAARVKPGRILFELDGVAGPLAAEAFERAAMKLPIKTKVVARLGDTSHLGGE
- the rpsC gene encoding 30S ribosomal protein S3; amino-acid sequence: MGHKSNPIGLRLQINRTWDSRWYAEGRDYAKLLKEDIEIRKFIVDTLPQAAISKVVIERPAKLCRVSIYAARPGVIIGKKGADIEKLRSQLAKMTDSEVKLNIVEIRKPEIDAKLVAQGIADQLVRRVAFRRAMKRAVQSALRLGAEGIKITCGGRLGGAEIARVEWYREGRVPLHTLRGNVDYATAEALTAYGIIGIKCWIFKGEILAHDPTAQDRLMMEAQTSGVRPAR
- the rplE gene encoding 50S ribosomal protein L5, with protein sequence MADYSPRMRKRYDDEIVKAMTEKFGYKNALEVPKLEKITLNMGVGEASQDKKKVQTAAEEMALIAGQKPVITKAKKSIAQFKLREGMPIGCKVTLRRERMYEFLDRLVTVAMPRIRDFRGLNPKSFDGRGNYAMGLKEQIVFPEISYDKIEKVRGMDIIVTTTAKTDEEARELLRLFGFPFPAEASEEKEAA
- the rplX gene encoding 50S ribosomal protein L24; this encodes MAAAKIKKGDSVVVLSGKDKGKTGTVAKVMPKDGKIVVEGVNIAARHRKPTQLNPQGGIDRFEAPMAISKVALADPKSGKPTRVRFETKDGKKVRVAVKSGETIDG
- the rpmC gene encoding 50S ribosomal protein L29, translated to MAKIEDLRQKTDDQLDEELTSLKREQFNLRFQAATNQLEAPARIREVRRSIAKIKTLQTERASAAAKA